A window from Corynebacterium accolens encodes these proteins:
- a CDS encoding FAD/NAD(P)-binding protein — MTDNTSSIALIGLGPRGISVLERLVAQLNTVSHPPEKLTLHLIDDAQHGGGKIWDINQPKYLCMNTFAHGMTLFSETNSTVEAPVVEGPTIYEWIRLTLGDAHVSPGARDYVAAHPLDPQVLGEFGRTELEKLRPESYLPRALYGHYILWVFRSVLQDVPEWVEVKQHHARVVDIESREGADILHLNNDTTVAAGSTLAVTGWQNQGYTENERWILKTLEDNPSLRWIRADNPIDQGVDSIKDNEKVLVRGLGMGFFDILILSTVGRGGKFVEDSSKPWGMRYEATGTEPTFAAASRRGYPFLPQSNEGALPPAAEIPRLKKVVAELSHRTGARSINYDTEVWPAVARDAYQAYIDTLARVEPESLRASREEIIAALDATPVDAGVAYNGLAQLDEVIARHTTKDFSLLRWMHLLTEDFSNQQELTEHIAQSLCEDLAESQKGPDSPVRAALWSVGFSRKPTQVLGAEGRYTLESRHHMFDKAISLGQTTCSGPPPFRTQQLLALVDAGIVSFVGGNPVLGTNADAGEWTISSSASGGKRIPGTTLLDAWVHKPDIRRTPHDSFMHSLVEXGRVRAFTXTASDGIEVPTGSPAEDPDTRQVHNADGTVDERLHLVGXPAHAEXPDTTLAPPIPGTDSWFIQEADKAAVHAAQVALAGQA, encoded by the coding sequence TTGACCGATAACACTTCATCCATCGCGCTGATTGGACTTGGCCCCCGCGGCATTTCCGTCCTCGAGCGCCTCGTGGCACAACTCAATACCGTCTCCCACCCGCCAGAGAAACTAACGCTGCACCTTATCGATGATGCCCAGCACGGCGGCGGCAAGATTTGGGATATCAACCAGCCCAAATACCTGTGCATGAATACCTTCGCCCACGGTATGACGCTGTTTTCTGAGACCAACTCCACGGTGGAGGCCCCAGTGGTGGAAGGCCCCACCATCTACGAGTGGATCCGCCTGACGCTTGGCGATGCCCACGTGTCCCCCGGCGCCCGCGATTACGTCGCCGCCCACCCACTCGATCCGCAGGTGCTTGGGGAATTCGGCCGCACAGAGCTAGAGAAGCTGCGCCCCGAATCCTATTTGCCGCGCGCGCTGTACGGCCACTACATCCTGTGGGTCTTCCGCTCCGTCTTGCAGGATGTGCCGGAGTGGGTTGAGGTCAAGCAACACCACGCCCGCGTGGTGGATATTGAATCCCGCGAGGGTGCAGATATTTTGCACCTTAATAACGACACCACCGTTGCGGCCGGCTCCACCTTGGCGGTCACCGGCTGGCAAAACCAGGGCTATACCGAAAACGAGCGGTGGATCTTAAAGACCTTGGAAGATAACCCCAGCCTGCGCTGGATCCGCGCTGATAACCCAATCGACCAGGGTGTTGACTCCATCAAGGACAACGAGAAGGTCCTCGTGCGCGGGCTTGGTATGGGCTTTTTCGATATCCTCATCCTCTCCACTGTGGGCCGCGGTGGTAAGTTCGTCGAGGATTCCTCCAAGCCTTGGGGCATGCGCTATGAGGCCACCGGCACCGAGCCCACCTTTGCAGCCGCATCCCGGCGCGGCTATCCCTTCCTGCCGCAATCCAATGAAGGCGCCCTCCCACCGGCCGCGGAGATCCCGCGGTTAAAGAAGGTCGTCGCCGAGCTATCCCACCGCACGGGCGCGCGCTCCATCAACTATGACACCGAGGTATGGCCTGCGGTCGCCCGCGATGCCTACCAGGCCTATATCGATACCCTCGCCCGCGTCGAGCCGGAAAGCCTGCGCGCCTCCCGCGAGGAGATCATCGCCGCCCTCGATGCCACCCCGGTAGATGCAGGCGTGGCCTATAACGGCCTGGCCCAGCTCGATGAGGTCATTGCGCGCCATACCACCAAGGATTTCAGCCTACTGCGCTGGATGCACCTGCTCACGGAGGATTTTTCCAACCAGCAGGAGCTCACCGAGCACATCGCGCAGAGCCTGTGCGAGGACCTGGCAGAATCCCAGAAGGGCCCGGATAGCCCGGTGCGCGCCGCTTTGTGGTCGGTCGGTTTCTCCCGCAAACCCACCCAGGTTCTGGGCGCTGAGGGCCGCTATACCCTGGAGTCGCGCCACCACATGTTCGATAAGGCCATCTCCTTGGGCCAGACCACGTGCTCCGGCCCGCCGCCCTTCCGCACGCAGCAATTGCTGGCGCTTGTCGATGCCGGCATTGTCAGCTTCGTCGGCGGCAACCCCGTCTTGGGAACGAATGCCGATGCCGGGGAATGGACCATCAGCTCCAGCGCGTCTGGTGGCAAGCGCATCCCGGGCACGACGCTTCTCGATGCCTGGGTGCACAAGCCCGATATCCGCCGCACCCCGCACGATTCCTTCATGCACTCCCTCGTGGAAYCCGGGCGCGTGCGCGCCTTTACARAAACCGCCAGCGATGGCATCGAGGTACCTACCGGCTCGCCCGCCGAAGACCCCGATACCCGCCAGGTCCACAACGCCGATGGCACCGTGGATGAGCGCCTGCACCTCGTAGGAAYCCCCGCCCACGCCGAGTMCCCGGATACTACCTTGGCCCCGCCGATTCCCGGCACCGATTCGTGGTTCATCCAGGAAGCCGATAAGGCCGCCGTGCACGCGGCCCAGGTAGCACTCGCGGGGCAAGCGTAG
- a CDS encoding transposase → MHSDGLIGARIKTIFDDEHGLYGAQRIAASLKADESCGPTNHKKVARIMKTMGLQGFTKRRRCTTTRRKPGHRVMPDLVGRKCTDLTPWWWTR, encoded by the coding sequence ATGCATTCCGACGGTCTTATTGGTGCAAGAATAAAGACCATCTTCGACGATGAGCACGGGCTTTACGGAGCTCAACGCATCGCCGCAAGCCTTAAAGCCGATGAGAGCTGTGGTCCGACGAATCACAAGAAAGTTGCACGAATCATGAAAACCATGGGACTTCAAGGCTTTACTAAACGGCGTCGATGCACCACCACTAGGCGCAAGCCTGGTCACCGCGTCATGCCAGATCTAGTAGGCCGCAAGTGCACGGACCTGACCCCCTGGTGGTGGACACGCTGA
- a CDS encoding transposase, translated as MPRKTYTERFKRDVVSLYESTPGATINAIASDLGVNRNSLRSWLDAFGTRNKTNANGEKVASLIAASDSATAASGLSDAERIRVLERENAKLREEREILRKAAKYFAEETNW; from the coding sequence ATGCCACGCAAGACCTACACCGAGCGGTTCAAGCGTGACGTAGTCTCGTTGTACGAGTCGACTCCCGGAGCAACGATCAACGCGATCGCCTCCGATCTCGGGGTCAACCGCAACTCGCTGCGCAGCTGGCTCGATGCCTTCGGCACACGCAACAAAACCAATGCCAACGGTGAGAAAGTCGCCAGCCTCATCGCCGCGTCGGACTCCGCCACCGCTGCCTCAGGACTGTCGGACGCCGAGCGCATCCGCGTACTGGAACGCGAAAACGCCAAACTCCGCGAGGAACGAGAAATCCTYCGTAAGGCGGCCAAGTATTTCGCGGAAGAGACGAACTGGTGA
- a CDS encoding IS3 family transposase gives MXTXEXSTRSSGYARSWKSAAPARRQHLVDDAVLGAQIKTTFNAENGCYGAKRVTAAINSDPVNDRGKGGRLNHKRTARLMRQMGLFGFTRKRRVKTTTSSKRAPRFPDLLQRRFTADRPNAVYVGDITYLPIADGSNMYLATVIDCYSRQLTGFAIADHMRTELVEEALTMARKVRGSLDGAIFHSDHGSVYASDQYRRLCVRFGVTQSMGAIGTSADNSLAESFNASLKREVL, from the coding sequence TTGAYGACMAYCGAGRCCTCTACGAGGTCAAGCGGTTATGCCAGGTCCTGGAAATCAGCTGCCCCTGCCCGCCGGCAACACCTCGTCGATGACGCGGTGCTGGGAGCGCAGATCAAGACCACCTTCAACGCCGAGAACGGCTGCTACGGCGCGAAACGAGTGACTGCGGCGATCAACTCCGATCCCGTCAACGACCGGGGCAAGGGCGGCCGTCTCAATCACAAGCGCACCGCCCGGCTGATGCGGCAGATGGGCCTTTTTGGTTTCACCAGGAAACGCCGGGTGAAAACGACGACGTCGAGTAAACGGGCCCCGAGGTTTCCGGATCTGCTGCAACGCCGGTTCACTGCGGACAGGCCGAACGCGGTCTACGTCGGCGACATCACGTACCTGCCGATCGCGGACGGGTCGAATATGTACCTGGCCACGGTTATCGACTGCTATTCGCGGCAGTTGACGGGGTTTGCGATCGCTGATCACATGCGCACCGAGTTGGTTGAAGAAGCCCTGACGATGGCCCGGAAGGTTCGCGGGAGCCTAGACGGGGCGATCTTCCACTCGGATCACGGCAGTGTTTATGCCTCTGATCAGTACCGGAGACTATGCGTGCGCTTCGGTGTCACCCAGTCGATGGGCGCGATCGGGACGAGTGCGGACAACTCGTTGGCGGAGTCGTTCAACGCCTCGTTGAAGCGGGAAGTCCTGTAG
- a CDS encoding ATP-grasp domain-containing protein has translation MCCQACGKRGSDHVYFCKTEPETLQAITTIQNSTTLLGEKSPSVVLQEYVDGPQYFVNTVTAEGRHIVTEVFRYGLTEESGAPHIYSAITVGPEDNHYSGAVEYTLSLLDALEVNFGASHVELRWSKGQWVLIEYNGRCMGPEVPDEVYLPTRGFSQISVLATMLVDGLQAAEQEVLAGNLDGCVAWLMPTPQSNGVLQQCHWDLVQTRPTVQRISRRPKIGTYIDKSNRVTTGAFGMVFLGSSDRAAVETDLQSLESFDAHGDLFTVAPGKDA, from the coding sequence TTGTGTTGTCAAGCCTGTGGGAAGCGGGGCAGTGACCATGTCTATTTCTGCAAAACAGAACCCGAGACTCTTCAAGCGATTACTACCATTCAAAATTCTACGACTTTGCTAGGAGAAAAATCACCCTCCGTGGTTCTTCAGGAGTACGTAGACGGACCTCAATATTTTGTGAACACGGTGACAGCCGAAGGGCGTCATATTGTGACCGAAGTTTTCCGATACGGACTTACGGAGGAATCTGGAGCTCCCCACATATATTCAGCTATCACAGTAGGACCGGAGGACAACCACTATTCCGGTGCCGTGGAATATACCTTATCGCTCCTTGACGCTCTGGAAGTAAACTTCGGAGCCTCCCACGTGGAACTGAGGTGGTCTAAGGGGCAGTGGGTACTTATTGAATACAACGGTCGCTGTATGGGCCCCGAAGTACCCGACGAGGTCTATCTCCCGACTCGCGGTTTCAGCCAGATCAGTGTTCTCGCCACGATGCTAGTGGATGGTTTACAAGCTGCCGAACAGGAAGTACTCGCCGGAAATCTTGACGGGTGTGTCGCCTGGCTCATGCCTACCCCGCAGTCAAACGGTGTGCTTCAACAGTGCCACTGGGATCTTGTCCAAACTCGCCCGACCGTTCAGAGAATCTCGCGGCGACCAAAGATCGGCACTTATATCGATAAGTCGAATCGCGTAACAACTGGTGCGTTTGGCATGGTTTTTCTTGGCTCTTCTGACCGTGCTGCTGTTGAGACCGATCTTCAATCTCTTGAGTCTTTCGACGCCCATGGTGATCTGTTTACTGTTGCCCCCGGAAAGGATGCGTGA
- a CDS encoding transposase, which translates to MKASGSTVAEVCRDLGVSEATYRRWVKQYGEMXRSEARRFKELQEENAKLTRLLGEAELEKALLKELAEGKF; encoded by the coding sequence ATGAAGGCCTCGGGTAGTACCGTAGCCGAAGTCTGCCGCGACCTCGGTGTTAGCGAGGCAACCTACCGTCGCTGGGTCAAGCAGTACGGCGAGATGYCCCGCAGCGAAGCCCGCCGCTTTAAAGAACTGCAGGAAGAAAACGCCAAGCTTACCCGCCTACTCGGAGAAGCCGAGTTGGAAAAAGCGCTACTGAAGGAGCTTGCGGAGGGAAAATTCTGA
- a CDS encoding ABC transporter ATP-binding protein, whose translation MTKAHIEFAGITKSYGPTKIIGDTSVSIGEGEFVSLLGPSGSGKSTMLNMIAGLAFPSTGEVRARGEAVTGPGPDRGVVFQNHALLPWMTARGNIEFGLRSARPELSKAERTKIAQDFLDEVSLGHAADRRPSRLSGGMQQRVGLARAFAIGSDILLLDEPFGALDALXRRQLQSLLLNVWEENRRTVVMVTHDVDEAVLLSDRIVVMSPGPEATIIEDIEVGLPRPRSGSDDSAVVERKNELRERLLGLLENG comes from the coding sequence ATGACTAAAGCCCATATCGAATTTGCTGGTATTACCAAAAGCTACGGCCCAACCAAGATCATTGGGGATACCTCGGTATCCATTGGGGAGGGCGAGTTCGTATCCCTGCTGGGGCCATCGGGCTCCGGCAAATCCACCATGCTGAATATGATCGCGGGCCTCGCATTTCCCTCTACCGGCGAGGTGCGCGCGCGAGGCGAGGCCGTGACCGGCCCAGGTCCAGACCGCGGCGTGGTATTTCAAAATCACGCGCTCCTGCCCTGGATGACGGCGCGCGGGAATATCGAATTCGGACTGCGATCGGCCCGCCCGGAGCTGTCGAAGGCAGAGCGCACCAAGATTGCGCAGGACTTCCTCGACGAGGTCAGCTTGGGCCATGCGGCCGACCGGCGCCCGTCGCGGTTATCCGGAGGCATGCAGCAGCGCGTCGGTTTGGCGCGCGCCTTCGCCATCGGCTCGGATATCTTATTGCTCGATGAACCCTTCGGCGCGTTGGATGCGCTTMCCCGCCGCCAGCTGCAGTCGCTGCTGTTGAATGTGTGGGAAGAAAACCGCCGCACGGTGGTCATGGTCACCCACGACGTGGATGAGGCAGTATTGCTCTCGGATCGCATTGTGGTCATGTCGCCGGGGCCAGAGGCCACCATCATCGAGGACATTGAAGTGGGCTTGCCCCGCCCGCGCAGCGGTAGCGATGACTCCGCGGTGGTGGAGCGCAAAAATGAGCTGCGCGAACGGCTCCTTGGGCTGCTCGAAAACGGCTAG
- a CDS encoding ABC transporter permease, with product MTTVKNDSASTSTAHSTDTHTAAPHSGRTASRKKRRESPWKAMGLGIALFIAFIALWQAVAAAGWLSDIAPTPAHTWDRAVEILSDPFYRDGPASVGILWHMVASLRRVLIGFAIAMVIAIPLGFWLGSSATFRRATDPFVQILRPVSPLAWLPLGLALLRDAENTAVFVIILSALWPTLLNTIEAVRGIHPTYKNLAATLGTNRMQQLLYIVGPAALPGIITGMRQSLSTAWLVIVAAEMLVGGQGVXFFVWNMWNRLDIDAIVVVIVLIGVIGLALDYLVASLQKVVRYD from the coding sequence ATGACCACAGTAAAAAATGACAGCGCTAGCACCAGTACAGCGCACTCCACTGACACTCACACAGCAGCGCCCCATTCGGGCCGCACCGCCAGCCGGAAGAAGCGGCGGGAGAGCCCGTGGAAGGCAATGGGCCTGGGTATTGCGCTTTTCATTGCCTTCATCGCCCTCTGGCAGGCGGTCGCGGCTGCGGGCTGGCTTTCCGATATCGCCCCCACTCCCGCGCACACCTGGGATAGGGCCGTAGAGATTCTTTCGGATCCCTTCTACCGGGATGGGCCGGCCTCAGTGGGCATTCTTTGGCATATGGTCGCCTCCTTGCGCCGCGTGCTCATTGGCTTTGCCATCGCCATGGTGATAGCCATTCCGCTGGGCTTTTGGCTGGGCTCTTCTGCAACCTTCCGCCGCGCGACGGATCCCTTTGTCCAGATCCTGCGCCCCGTCTCCCCGCTGGCATGGCTGCCACTAGGCCTGGCGCTGCTTCGCGATGCCGAAAATACCGCCGTCTTCGTCATCATCCTCTCCGCCTTGTGGCCGACGCTGCTCAATACCATCGAGGCGGTCCGCGGGATTCACCCCACGTATAAGAACCTAGCGGCCACGCTCGGCACGAACCGGATGCAACAGCTCCTCTACATCGTCGGGCCGGCTGCGCTGCCAGGGATTATCACCGGCATGCGGCAATCGCTATCGACCGCCTGGTTAGTCATCGTGGCTGCGGAAATGCTCGTCGGCGGCCAAGGCGTCGKTTTCTTTGTCTGGAATATGTGGAACCGCCTCGATATTGACGCCATCGTCGTGGTCATCGTGCTTATTGGTGTCATCGGATTGGCCCTGGATTACCTCGTTGCCTCCCTGCAGAAAGTGGTGCGCTATGACTAA
- a CDS encoding ABC transporter substrate-binding protein, with product MVHNRKLSRRQILRSAVAMGGVAVGSQVLSACSSPRQEDNAQSGTSGQGGETLTIGFVPIACASPLVAADGLGAFAKQGLNVELRKFAGWADLWTAYATGALDVAHMLSPMPLAIDAGATNASRPTELAFTQNTNGQALTLSTSHLDTVSRPADLKGMVLGIPFEYSVHALLLRDYLVAGGVDPVSDVELRLLRPADMVAQLSVGTIDGFIGPEPFNQCALTTGSGRAFVPTRQMWDNHPCCSVAVAKEVDRGVRDRVVAALQEGAQYVDSPDHVHESASMLAKEKYLNQKEELISRALAGNYTTWDGKDTVDPQMIKFGGRTSATAITWMGTQMARWDLGGSAMRMDDQALLDVTKSVLPREADLTTDPVKINGHSFDPLHPTAGYQR from the coding sequence ATGGTTCACAATCGGAAGCTGTCGCGACGGCAGATACTGCGCAGCGCAGTAGCAATGGGCGGGGTAGCAGTGGGCTCGCAGGTCCTCTCTGCGTGTTCCTCGCCGCGGCAGGAGGACAATGCCCAGTCCGGGACATCCGGGCAGGGCGGGGAAACCCTCACCATCGGATTCGTGCCCATCGCGTGCGCGTCCCCGCTGGTCGCCGCCGATGGCCTGGGCGCCTTCGCAAAGCAGGGCCTCAACGTTGAGCTGCGCAAATTCGCGGGGTGGGCAGATCTCTGGACCGCCTATGCCACCGGCGCCTTAGACGTAGCGCACATGCTCTCGCCCATGCCGCTAGCCATTGATGCCGGTGCCACCAACGCCTCCCGGCCCACCGAGTTAGCCTTTACGCAAAACACCAACGGGCAGGCACTGACCTTGTCCACCTCTCACCTGGATACCGTGTCGCGGCCAGCGGACCTGAAGGGCATGGTGCTGGGAATTCCCTTTGAGTACTCCGTGCATGCCCTCTTGCTGCGCGATTATCTCGTGGCCGGCGGGGTCGACCCAGTTTCCGATGTGGAGCTGCGCCTATTGCGCCCGGCCGATATGGTGGCGCAACTTTCGGTCGGCACCATCGACGGCTTCATTGGCCCAGAGCCCTTCAACCAGTGCGCCCTGACTACCGGCTCGGGCCGCGCCTTTGTTCCCACCCGCCAGATGTGGGACAACCACCCGTGCTGCTCGGTTGCCGTGGCGAAGGAAGTGGACCGGGGCGTGCGCGACCGCGTCGTCGCGGCGCTGCAGGAAGGCGCGCAGTACGTCGATAGCCCAGACCACGTCCATGAATCGGCGTCCATGCTGGCTAAGGAGAAGTACCTGAACCAGAAGGAAGAGCTGATTTCGCGGGCGCTCGCCGGAAACTACACCACTTGGGACGGCAAGGACACGGTGGATCCACAGATGATCAAGTTTGGCGGCCGCACCTCCGCCACCGCAATTACGTGGATGGGCACCCAAATGGCCCGCTGGGATCTGGGCGGAAGCGCGATGCGGATGGATGACCAAGCGTTGCTAGATGTCACGAAATCCGTCTTACCGCGCGAAGCCGATCTCACCACGGACCCGGTGAAAATCAACGGCCATAGCTTCGATCCCCTGCACCCCACCGCCGGATACCAGCGTTAA
- a CDS encoding OsmC family protein → MSDLTPNHNEGDALEPIDGEKLNDLAQKNIDNPEGAKKHVRTHTEADGFFRNNTTVRDHTIKVGEPLPLLGDDSAPNPTEVAQAGLGACINVGIQAIAQHRGVTLTKLELDIVGDIDLSPTWGVGDLGEDKRPGVSDVNVKVNIDGDADKETLQKIVDDAIKWSPVVNTYTRPANLTHELV, encoded by the coding sequence ATGTCTGATCTCACCCCAAACCACAACGAAGGCGACGCTCTCGAGCCCATCGACGGCGAGAAGCTCAACGACCTAGCACAGAAGAACATCGACAACCCTGAGGGTGCCAAGAAGCACGTCCGCACCCACACCGAGGCTGACGGTTTCTTCCGCAATAACACCACCGTGCGCGACCACACCATCAAGGTGGGCGAGCCTTTGCCGCTGCTTGGCGATGACTCCGCACCCAACCCCACCGAGGTCGCTCAGGCCGGTCTTGGCGCCTGCATCAACGTTGGCATCCAGGCCATCGCTCAGCACCGCGGCGTTACCCTGACCAAGCTGGAGCTCGACATCGTTGGCGACATCGACCTCTCCCCAACCTGGGGCGTTGGTGACTTGGGCGAGGACAAGCGCCCGGGCGTTTCCGACGTCAACGTTAAGGTCAATATCGACGGCGACGCCGACAAGGAGACCCTGCAGAAGATCGTGGACGACGCCATCAAGTGGTCCCCGGTTGTTAATACCTACACCCGCCCGGCCAACCTCACCCACGAGTTGGTCTAA
- a CDS encoding o-succinylbenzoate synthase — protein MNIDDVLDRAHVVSLPLAVKFRGITTREALLIDGPAGWGEFAPFLEYGPAESAAWLRAGLEAAXXGFPEPXRXXVEVNXXXPAVPASEVPAIVDRYPGCRTFKIKVAEKGQTLADDIARVHAVREHVSARGVIPVLRVDANGGWSVAEAVEAAQALMPLDYMEQPCASAEELVEVRRQLMRNGLFVRVAADESIRKVEDPYRVADLQAADVAVVKPAPLGGVRRVLEVAQHLRERHMDITVASALDTSIGINMGLAAVAALPQIYDDEDIDVTPAAAGLATGSLFEEDVTAPRQLHDGHLRAEILAPEPDRLSDLAAPADRREWWFERLRESWQHL, from the coding sequence ATGAACATCGATGACGTTCTCGACCGCGCCCACGTAGTCTCCCTCCCGCTGGCCGTGAAGTTTCGCGGCATCACCACGCGAGAGGCGTTGCTTATTGATGGGCCAGCCGGTTGGGGTGAATTTGCGCCGTTCCTGGAATACGGGCCCGCGGAATCGGCCGCGTGGCTGCGCGCSGGGTTGGAGGCCGCTTASGRGGGWTTTCCGGAGCCAGYCCGAGRGKGGGTAGAGGTCAACSCCMCCHTYCCCGCCGTTCCCGCCAGCGAGGTACCCGCGATTGTGGATCGCTACCCCGGCTGCCGGACGTTCAAGATCAAGGTGGCGGAGAAAGGCCAGACGCTTGCCGATGACATTGCGCGCGTCCACGCCGTTCGCGAGCACGTCAGCGCCCGGGGGGTTATCCCGGTGCTGCGCGTGGATGCCAATGGCGGCTGGAGTGTGGCCGAAGCGGTAGAGGCCGCCCAGGCACTCATGCCGCTGGACTATATGGAGCAACCCTGCGCGAGCGCGGAAGAACTGGTGGAGGTGCGCAGGCAGCTCATGCGCAACGGGCTTTTTGTGCGCGTGGCCGCGGATGAATCCATTCGCAAGGTTGAGGATCCATACCGCGTGGCGGATCTGCAGGCGGCCGATGTAGCAGTGGTTAAACCTGCACCGCTGGGCGGGGTGCGCCGCGTCCTCGAGGTGGCACAGCACCTGCGCGAACGGCACATGGATATTACAGTGGCCTCGGCGCTGGATACCTCCATCGGCATCAATATGGGCTTGGCGGCGGTGGCGGCGTTGCCGCAAATCTATGATGACGAGGACATCGACGTTACCCCGGCCGCAGCGGGCCTGGCCACGGGCAGCCTTTTTGAGGAAGACGTCACCGCGCCACGCCAGCTACACGACGGGCACCTGCGCGCCGAGATCCTCGCCCCAGAACCGGACCGCCTGTCCGACCTAGCCGCGCCGGCCGACCGCCGCGAGTGGTGGTTCGAGCGCCTCCGGGAATCGTGGCAGCACCTGTAG
- a CDS encoding DIP1984 family protein, with protein sequence MLLAEALAERAQAQDRLNELRERLLSVVRVQEGDTPDEDPAELLRELEGITGRIDKLVQAINATNVATDFDGEKXLMQALALRDGLVRTRRIYHDLAQAAGARQDRYSRAEIKFVATLPVAELRKRVDDLSKQFRELDTRIQQLNWNTELITP encoded by the coding sequence ATGTTACTGGCAGAGGCATTAGCAGAGCGCGCCCAGGCGCAGGACCGGCTCAATGAGCTGCGCGAGCGTCTACTTTCCGTCGTACGCGTGCAGGAGGGCGATACCCCGGACGAGGATCCGGCCGAGCTTTTGCGCGAGTTGGAGGGCATTACCGGGCGCATCGATAAGCTCGTGCAGGCCATCAATGCCACGAACGTGGCCACGGATTTTGATGGCGAGAAGAMCCTGATGCAGGCCCTTGCGCTTCGCGATGGCCTCGTGCGCACCCGCCGCATCTACCACGACCTCGCCCAAGCCGCGGGCGCGCGGCAGGACCGCTATTCCCGCGCGGAGATTAAGTTTGTGGCCACGCTGCCGGTAGCAGAGCTGCGCAAGCGGGTCGATGACCTGTCCAAGCAGTTCCGGGAGCTTGATACCCGCATCCAGCAGTTGAACTGGAATACGGAACTGATAACTCCATAG
- a CDS encoding 1,4-dihydroxy-2-naphthoyl-CoA synthase: MSEQKKYSTENPFREELWRPVEGFGDLTDVTYHRLAADGRKNGIVRIAIDRPEVRNAFRPHTVDELYRXLDHARRTPDVGTILLTGNGPSQKDGGWAFCSGGDQRIRGRSGYRYATEHAHDDATADESSVDEARAKVEGGRLHILEVQRLIRTMPKVVIAVVNGWAAGGGHSLHVVCDMTVASRQEARFKQTDADVGSFDAGYGSAYLAKMVGQKFAREIFFLGRTYDAQRMYEMGAVNEVADHGELEDTAIRMGQEINMKSPTAQRMLKFAFNLTDDGLMGQQVFAGEATRLAYMTDEAVEGKQSFLDKREPNWDEFPYYY; the protein is encoded by the coding sequence ATGAGCGAGCAGAAGAAATACAGCACCGAAAATCCGTTCCGCGAGGAATTGTGGCGCCCGGTTGAGGGCTTTGGGGATCTCACGGACGTCACCTACCACCGCCTGGCGGCGGACGGCCGGAAGAATGGCATCGTGCGCATCGCCATCGACAGGCCCGAGGTGCGCAATGCCTTCCGGCCACACACCGTAGATGAGCTGTATCGCMCCTTGGATCACGCCCGCCGCACCCCGGATGTGGGCACGATCTTGCTTACTGGCAATGGGCCCTCGCAAAAGGATGGCGGCTGGGCGTTTTGTTCCGGCGGTGACCAGCGCATTCGCGGCCGGTCGGGGTATCGCTACGCCACCGAGCACGCCCACGATGATGCGACGGCGGATGAATCCAGCGTCGACGAGGCCCGCGCCAAGGTCGAAGGCGGCCGCCTGCACATCCTGGAGGTCCAACGGCTTATCCGCACCATGCCCAAGGTGGTTATCGCCGTGGTCAATGGGTGGGCCGCCGGCGGCGGGCACTCGCTGCACGTGGTCTGCGATATGACCGTGGCCTCCCGCCAGGAGGCGCGCTTTAAGCAGACGGATGCGGACGTCGGATCCTTCGATGCGGGCTATGGCTCGGCCTACCTGGCCAAGATGGTGGGCCAGAAATTCGCCCGCGAGATCTTCTTTTTGGGCCGCACCTACGATGCCCAGCGCATGTATGAGATGGGCGCGGTCAATGAGGTCGCAGACCACGGCGAGCTCGAGGACACCGCCATCCGCATGGGCCAGGAAATCAATATGAAATCCCCCACCGCCCAGCGCATGCTGAAATTCGCATTCAACCTTACCGATGATGGCCTGATGGGCCAGCAGGTCTTCGCCGGCGAGGCCACCCGCCTGGCTTATATGACCGATGAGGCCGTCGAGGGCAAGCAGTCCTTCCTGGACAAGCGCGAGCCTAACTGGGACGAATTCCCCTATTACTACTAA